A part of Desulfobacter sp. genomic DNA contains:
- a CDS encoding PfaD family polyunsaturated fatty acid/polyketide biosynthesis protein gives MTSQSVLHEALTRVATPFLVTESQGEILVEEKADLTVPLQPGQAILPAVTPKSLGDPEFRKRHGLAYPYVAGAMANGISSTGLVKTMAENGMLGFFGAGGLSLEQIEAAVVELNSTLGHKPMGFNLIHSLGDPDHEMATVELYLRHGVRLISAAAFMRMTLPLVYFRVKGIYRDENNGVVTPNQIIAKVSRIEIARQFFAPPPENLVNQLLAAGKITREEAALSKEIPMAQDLTAEADSGGHTDNRPALALLPTMIALKNQCMETYNYSSPLCVGLAGGIATPESAAAAFSMGAAYILTGSVNQSCVEAGICEDVKKLLCQAEQADVAMAPAADMFEIGAKVQVLKRGTLFAVRAEKLYQYYKNYTRFEDLPEKARTEIQDKFLLTDFESAWQSTRKFFLDRGNPKEVQRAEQDPKHKMALVFRSYLGQSSRWAIRGLPERRMDYQIWCGPAIGAFNQWVKGSFLEDHDKRCAAEIGLNLLFGACVHTRTAFLRAQGIDADGGATAFSPLEKERLSQLI, from the coding sequence ATGACATCCCAATCTGTTTTACATGAAGCCCTTACCCGGGTTGCCACTCCTTTTCTCGTAACCGAGTCCCAGGGGGAAATTCTCGTTGAAGAAAAGGCAGACCTCACCGTTCCTTTGCAACCCGGCCAGGCTATTTTGCCGGCTGTCACACCCAAAAGCCTGGGTGACCCGGAATTCCGGAAACGACATGGCCTGGCATATCCCTATGTGGCAGGTGCCATGGCCAACGGGATCTCATCCACCGGCCTGGTCAAAACCATGGCCGAAAACGGAATGCTGGGTTTTTTCGGTGCCGGAGGCCTTAGCCTCGAACAGATCGAAGCTGCCGTCGTTGAGCTAAACAGCACCCTTGGCCATAAACCAATGGGGTTCAACCTTATCCACAGCCTGGGGGATCCGGACCACGAAATGGCCACGGTTGAGCTATACCTGCGCCACGGGGTCCGCTTGATATCGGCCGCCGCATTCATGCGTATGACCCTGCCCCTGGTTTATTTCCGGGTCAAGGGTATTTACAGGGACGAAAACAATGGGGTGGTCACCCCAAACCAGATCATCGCCAAAGTCTCAAGGATAGAGATTGCCAGACAATTTTTTGCCCCGCCGCCGGAAAACCTGGTGAACCAGCTGCTGGCAGCCGGAAAAATAACCCGGGAGGAGGCCGCGCTGTCAAAGGAAATCCCCATGGCCCAGGACCTTACTGCGGAAGCGGATTCCGGGGGCCATACCGATAACCGGCCTGCCCTGGCCCTGCTGCCCACCATGATCGCCTTGAAAAACCAGTGCATGGAGACCTACAACTACTCATCCCCTCTTTGTGTGGGCCTGGCCGGGGGGATTGCCACCCCTGAATCGGCCGCCGCGGCCTTCAGCATGGGGGCCGCTTATATTCTCACCGGTTCTGTGAACCAGTCCTGTGTGGAAGCCGGCATCTGCGAGGACGTCAAAAAACTGCTCTGCCAGGCAGAGCAGGCAGATGTGGCCATGGCACCGGCCGCTGACATGTTTGAAATCGGGGCCAAGGTCCAGGTGCTCAAACGGGGGACACTCTTTGCCGTCCGGGCTGAAAAGCTTTACCAGTACTACAAAAATTACACCCGTTTCGAAGACCTGCCTGAAAAAGCCAGAACAGAGATCCAGGACAAATTCCTTCTTACGGACTTTGAATCTGCCTGGCAGTCCACAAGGAAATTCTTCCTGGACCGCGGCAACCCCAAGGAGGTGCAGCGGGCTGAACAGGATCCCAAACATAAAATGGCCCTGGTGTTCAGATCCTATCTGGGCCAGTCCTCACGATGGGCCATCCGTGGCCTGCCGGAACGGCGCATGGACTATCAAATCTGGTGCGGCCCAGCCATCGGAGCCTTTAACCAATGGGTGAAGGGCAGCTTTCTGGAAGACCATGACAAGCGATGTGCAGCGGAAATCGGGCTCAACCTGCTCTTCGGTGCCTGTGTTCATACCCGGACCGCTTTTTTAAGGGCCCAGGGCATTGATGCCGACGGCGGCGCCACCGCCTTTTCCCCCTTGGAAAAAGAGAGGCTGTCCCAGCTGATTTAA
- a CDS encoding SDR family NAD(P)-dependent oxidoreductase yields MTPQQKSHIGHPVAVIGMGCIFPESRNLKEYWRLLFNGKDAIKPIPEETHWRLKDYYDEDPACPDHTYCTQGGFIPEIAFDPLSYGIPPNNIEATDTSQLLGLEVARMALADAGYPVGHEALHRQKVNVILGVTGTQELVIPLGARLGHPLWKKAMIDGGLAPEKTDEILQRLDRSYTQWQENSFPGLLGNVVAGRIANRLDLSGTNAVSDAACASSLSAIHTAVMELQTGRCDMSITGGVDTLNDIFMHMCFSKTGVLSHSSDAKPFSKDADGTVLGEGVGMLVLKRLCDAERDNDRIYAVIRGIGTSSDGKTSAVYAPEAKGQVRALKDAYERAGVDPGSVGLIEAHGTGTRVGDKVEFTALKKYFGNDAGAGATAIGSVKSMIGHSKAAAGAAGMIKTILALHHKVIPPTLKAAEPDPELEINGSSFYLNDRSKPWVKKNDTLRRSGVSAFGFGGSNFHAVLEEYGPEKPHVSWDGSVQILAVSAPDKKGLTEKLNHMRETLAAYDPKDVPEYTQAVAWQAFESRQRFSVKDPFRILILITGDDDATNLIGKSLDTVNNGTAATPPVFYGTGTPQGKLGFVFPGQGSQYTGMARDIISIFPEAMDAFNLGQDCLGAEHRDSDLESLSRYTFPLPGHAIGKKEAEEKLRQTHIAQPAIGAATLAMLEILNRFGISPEMTCGHSFGELSALCAAGWLDKKDFLKLAAARGRYMADAGKTGDDPGSMLAIQAPVEKIQALLDNSGLDLVLANKNSPAQGVLSGSTMDIDKAHKLCKKQKMRAVKLPVAAAFHSRLVENAARPFSKDVAQITLAPTAVAVLSNTTGQVYPKAPKKAGTLLGNQLMHPVNFTDNIEFMHKNGISTFLEIGPKSVLTGLIKTILKGENIQACALDASAGKKTGIFDLAAALCAIAARGHDVDLTPWEEPAQAPVPKKMKLMISGANPKPTREQLPPAAPAVKPLAPAAHQIPAEPGPATPMEKQAPLSSSTQADRAHNTNYSQNRGRIMTPSTQTTSQPVSNQPASPQTAPATGSQMDILTRGLEAIQQLQAQTARAHEKFLETQAMAGQSLAMMLEQTRSGAAPAPAYTAPMPVVPAPEIPAPKPAETPAPQPVYTAPETPAPAPSTQTPAQPAPVQKAAPHGEDASAPAQTQNTGIQSILFETVSKLTGFPVEMLEPEMDIESDLGIDSIKKVEIISELEKQMPGGQSVSPDHLTTVRTLEDICRAMGDTDAHSGSIQPAPEPVASPSQAGGTQDSEQTFNVLVGIISELTGFPREMLEPEMNLESDLGIDSIKRVEILSKLEQELPDVGTVSPDEMGTLKSLDDIVRYLSPDTQENTEPEGAAQPSKKKTSLESVTGSETDETVPESPSAPLLRQEIGLTPYPTNQIRFYNGTRIQVSNNRTVYLTRDGAGIAQCFKKEFVKAGIKAELIDPGKSPAPDLPDAAGLVIIAEAFSSSDNQAAKSFLSSAFDLVRTNAGYIGAAAKEKGGFLTTVSFGGGAFGFDAAAPAGSPVYGGLAGLAKTADLEWPDVLCHALDLPSDADTAKSYAEAAVALMMTHGAVEMGLQGDQCVIPTLESKPIPLAAEKAVPPEFGTEDVAVITGGAKGVTAECALALARASHPNIVLLGRSPAPFAEPEWIANLTEPGEMKKAILANAFPGEKPKPAAVESEYRRLVSNRDIRKNIDRIAAHAAQVRYHSVDIRDKDQVAGVLADVQAELGPVTALVHGAGVLEDKLIAEKSMEQFTRVFNTKIEGLESLVEAVDVERLKYLVLFSSIAGRLGNQGQCDYAMANEVLNKTAQAMAVSHPRCRVLSLNWGPWDGGMVNDALKKEFSRRGVAMIPLAAGAAQMIMEMANPDHTAVEVVIGGTMNPSPQKKKPVLNRALSQNLGVKASPIVNDHKIDNKPVVPFALMADLMACGTEKNNPGLRFTGIDNLRLLKGITLGGDDIAVHVNVGKCLRRDGLFTAPATLASENISGEAAIHAEAELILSDTLPEPPVLSQAAFMDLKPCEITPARAYDEILFHREGLQSIIDISGISPKGMEVTARTAPEPGAWYDAPHTREWSVDPLMLDTAFQTAILWTHETRNQVCLPAFFANLRLYKSYPSRSGNIRVLFTVNNETRHKVQGYFTFLDETDTVIASIMGFEAFIDPGLKTKFKPAPLFNRDRILAFAQGDPSEAFGEAYKAFDKKREIARLPRPPYFFMDSVTVADHKAWEMAPGGWIETTYEIPETEWYFTANRSKAMPFCILLEIALQPCGWLAAYAGSALKSQERLHFRNLGGDATLVANPTSESGTLTIRVRMSDVSQAGGMIIQDFEMEVQNRGNLIYKGTTNFGFFTADALANQVGIRTPRFYQKLHGNAQAISFENDAPVTPDDTSVSPDTGMPSKALRMIDTIDHLDIEGGIHGRGLVQAVKTVDPQEWFFKAHFYQDPVCPGSLGVESFLQMLRFFLVKKYSINPAKYKAAMAENNRHKWIYRGQIIPANKNILIQAHIKECSDENGRYTIVADGALMVDGICIYEMEDFSMAFVPAEEKTAVDEQLENAEQN; encoded by the coding sequence ATGACACCACAACAGAAAAGTCATATCGGCCACCCCGTCGCTGTCATCGGCATGGGATGTATTTTTCCCGAATCCAGAAATCTGAAAGAATACTGGCGCCTGCTGTTCAACGGCAAAGATGCCATAAAACCCATCCCGGAAGAGACCCATTGGCGGCTCAAGGATTATTATGATGAAGATCCGGCCTGCCCCGACCACACCTATTGCACCCAGGGCGGATTTATACCGGAAATCGCTTTTGACCCTTTGAGCTACGGTATTCCGCCCAACAACATCGAAGCCACGGACACCTCACAGCTGCTGGGCCTGGAAGTCGCGCGCATGGCATTGGCCGATGCCGGATACCCCGTCGGTCACGAGGCGCTCCACAGACAAAAGGTTAATGTCATCCTGGGGGTCACCGGAACCCAGGAACTGGTCATTCCTTTAGGCGCGCGGCTGGGGCATCCTTTATGGAAAAAAGCCATGATCGACGGGGGCCTTGCCCCTGAAAAAACCGACGAAATTCTCCAGCGGCTTGACCGTTCCTATACCCAGTGGCAGGAGAACTCCTTTCCCGGCCTGCTGGGAAATGTGGTGGCCGGCCGAATCGCCAACAGGCTGGATCTTTCCGGCACCAACGCCGTATCCGATGCCGCCTGTGCCAGTTCCCTCTCCGCCATACATACGGCCGTGATGGAACTTCAGACCGGCCGGTGTGACATGTCCATCACCGGCGGTGTGGACACCCTCAACGATATTTTCATGCACATGTGCTTTTCCAAAACCGGTGTCCTTTCACACTCCAGCGATGCCAAACCCTTTTCAAAGGATGCCGACGGAACCGTACTCGGTGAAGGCGTCGGCATGCTGGTTCTAAAACGGCTTTGTGATGCGGAGCGGGACAATGACCGGATCTATGCGGTCATCCGGGGCATCGGCACCTCAAGCGACGGCAAAACCTCGGCCGTCTATGCCCCCGAGGCCAAGGGACAGGTCAGGGCCTTAAAAGATGCCTATGAGCGCGCCGGGGTGGATCCCGGTTCGGTGGGGCTGATTGAAGCCCACGGCACCGGCACCCGGGTGGGGGACAAGGTTGAATTCACTGCATTAAAGAAATATTTCGGCAATGATGCCGGAGCAGGTGCCACCGCCATCGGATCCGTAAAATCCATGATCGGCCACAGCAAGGCCGCCGCCGGCGCCGCCGGCATGATCAAGACCATCCTGGCCCTTCACCACAAAGTGATCCCGCCCACCCTCAAAGCAGCGGAACCGGACCCCGAGCTTGAAATCAACGGGTCATCCTTTTACCTCAACGACAGGTCCAAGCCCTGGGTGAAAAAAAATGATACCCTTCGCCGGTCCGGGGTCTCGGCCTTCGGATTCGGCGGCTCCAATTTCCATGCCGTGCTTGAAGAATACGGCCCGGAAAAACCCCATGTATCCTGGGACGGATCCGTTCAGATTCTGGCGGTCTCTGCACCGGATAAAAAAGGGCTCACTGAAAAACTCAACCACATGCGGGAAACGCTGGCCGCCTATGATCCCAAGGATGTGCCCGAATACACCCAGGCCGTCGCCTGGCAGGCCTTTGAATCCAGACAGCGCTTCTCGGTTAAGGACCCGTTCCGGATACTGATTTTGATCACCGGAGACGATGATGCAACCAATTTGATCGGCAAGTCCCTGGATACCGTCAACAACGGCACTGCAGCAACTCCACCGGTGTTTTACGGTACCGGTACCCCCCAGGGCAAACTCGGCTTCGTGTTCCCCGGTCAGGGCAGCCAGTACACCGGCATGGCCAGAGACATCATCTCCATCTTTCCCGAAGCCATGGATGCGTTCAACCTCGGGCAGGACTGCCTGGGCGCCGAACACCGAGATTCGGACCTGGAGTCCCTGAGCCGGTACACCTTTCCACTGCCCGGCCACGCCATCGGCAAAAAAGAGGCCGAGGAAAAGCTCAGGCAGACCCACATTGCCCAGCCGGCCATTGGCGCCGCCACCCTTGCCATGTTGGAAATTTTAAACAGGTTCGGCATTTCACCGGAAATGACCTGCGGCCATAGTTTCGGAGAACTCTCCGCCCTCTGCGCCGCCGGATGGCTGGATAAAAAAGACTTCCTGAAACTGGCCGCAGCCCGGGGCCGGTATATGGCGGATGCAGGCAAAACAGGGGATGATCCCGGAAGTATGCTGGCCATCCAGGCACCCGTGGAAAAAATCCAGGCCCTGCTCGACAACTCGGGCCTGGATCTGGTTCTGGCAAATAAAAACAGCCCGGCCCAAGGGGTTCTTTCCGGCAGCACCATGGACATAGACAAGGCACACAAGCTGTGCAAAAAACAAAAAATGAGAGCGGTCAAACTGCCGGTGGCCGCAGCATTCCACAGCCGCCTGGTTGAAAATGCAGCACGCCCCTTCAGTAAGGATGTGGCCCAAATAACATTGGCGCCCACCGCCGTGGCAGTCCTATCCAACACCACTGGACAGGTCTACCCGAAAGCGCCCAAAAAGGCGGGGACGCTTTTAGGCAATCAACTCATGCACCCGGTGAACTTCACGGACAATATTGAGTTTATGCATAAAAACGGTATCTCCACCTTCCTTGAAATCGGGCCGAAATCCGTCCTCACCGGTCTGATCAAAACGATCTTAAAGGGAGAAAACATTCAGGCCTGTGCCCTGGATGCATCCGCTGGTAAAAAAACAGGGATTTTTGACCTGGCAGCAGCCCTTTGTGCCATAGCTGCCAGGGGCCATGACGTCGATCTCACCCCATGGGAAGAACCGGCCCAGGCACCTGTCCCCAAAAAAATGAAACTCATGATCAGCGGGGCAAACCCGAAACCAACCAGGGAGCAGCTCCCACCGGCCGCCCCTGCAGTAAAGCCCCTTGCACCGGCCGCACATCAGATTCCGGCGGAACCTGGTCCGGCCACTCCAATGGAAAAACAGGCACCACTGAGCAGCAGTACCCAGGCAGACAGGGCCCACAACACGAATTATTCCCAAAATCGAGGAAGAATTATGACACCCTCCACCCAGACAACCAGCCAACCTGTAAGCAACCAACCGGCAAGCCCCCAGACCGCACCGGCCACGGGAAGTCAAATGGACATTCTCACCAGGGGACTTGAAGCCATCCAGCAGCTCCAGGCCCAGACCGCAAGGGCCCATGAAAAATTTCTGGAGACCCAGGCCATGGCCGGGCAGTCCCTGGCCATGATGCTGGAGCAGACCCGGTCCGGCGCGGCCCCCGCACCGGCCTATACCGCCCCCATGCCAGTGGTTCCTGCCCCTGAAATCCCGGCCCCGAAACCTGCCGAGACTCCGGCGCCTCAGCCAGTATATACAGCGCCTGAAACACCGGCACCGGCGCCATCGACCCAGACTCCGGCTCAGCCGGCCCCTGTGCAGAAAGCAGCGCCCCATGGCGAAGATGCTTCGGCGCCCGCTCAGACGCAAAACACGGGTATCCAATCCATTCTTTTTGAAACGGTGAGTAAACTCACAGGATTCCCCGTTGAAATGCTGGAACCTGAGATGGATATTGAATCCGACCTGGGCATTGATTCCATTAAAAAAGTTGAAATCATATCTGAACTCGAAAAACAAATGCCCGGTGGCCAGAGTGTTTCACCGGACCATTTGACCACCGTTCGCACCCTTGAGGATATCTGCCGGGCCATGGGCGACACCGATGCCCATTCAGGCAGCATTCAGCCTGCCCCGGAGCCGGTGGCTTCCCCGTCCCAGGCCGGCGGTACCCAGGATTCAGAACAAACCTTCAATGTACTGGTGGGCATTATCAGCGAACTGACAGGATTTCCCAGGGAAATGCTGGAACCTGAAATGAACCTTGAATCCGATCTTGGCATTGACTCCATCAAACGGGTTGAAATTCTGTCTAAACTGGAGCAGGAACTGCCGGACGTTGGCACGGTTTCCCCCGATGAAATGGGGACATTAAAAAGCCTGGATGACATTGTCCGATACCTTTCACCGGACACCCAAGAGAACACTGAACCAGAGGGGGCTGCACAGCCCTCCAAAAAAAAAACTTCGCTTGAAAGCGTAACCGGGTCAGAGACTGATGAAACGGTGCCGGAATCACCTTCGGCGCCGCTTCTCCGCCAGGAAATAGGGCTCACCCCCTACCCCACCAACCAGATCCGCTTTTACAACGGCACACGGATCCAGGTATCAAACAACCGTACCGTTTACCTGACACGGGACGGTGCCGGGATTGCCCAATGCTTTAAAAAGGAATTCGTCAAAGCCGGCATCAAGGCGGAACTGATCGACCCGGGTAAAAGCCCGGCACCGGATCTGCCCGATGCCGCAGGCCTTGTGATTATCGCCGAGGCCTTTTCATCCTCAGATAACCAGGCTGCAAAATCCTTTCTATCTTCCGCCTTTGATCTGGTAAGGACCAATGCAGGATATATTGGGGCTGCCGCAAAAGAAAAGGGAGGGTTCCTTACCACGGTGAGCTTTGGGGGCGGCGCCTTCGGCTTCGACGCCGCGGCCCCGGCAGGCAGCCCGGTTTACGGCGGGCTGGCAGGGCTGGCCAAAACCGCCGACCTGGAGTGGCCCGATGTACTCTGCCATGCCCTGGACCTGCCATCGGATGCCGATACAGCAAAATCATATGCCGAAGCTGCCGTGGCCCTGATGATGACCCACGGTGCCGTAGAAATGGGGCTGCAGGGAGACCAATGCGTTATCCCCACCCTTGAATCCAAACCCATTCCTCTGGCAGCCGAGAAAGCGGTTCCCCCAGAATTCGGCACCGAGGACGTGGCGGTTATTACCGGCGGCGCCAAGGGCGTGACGGCCGAATGCGCCCTGGCCCTTGCCCGGGCATCCCATCCAAACATCGTCCTTCTGGGCAGATCCCCGGCCCCCTTTGCCGAACCGGAATGGATCGCAAACCTGACAGAACCCGGTGAAATGAAAAAGGCCATCCTTGCCAATGCCTTTCCCGGAGAGAAACCCAAACCAGCAGCGGTTGAGTCCGAATACCGGCGCCTTGTCTCCAACAGGGATATCCGGAAGAATATTGATCGCATCGCGGCCCATGCCGCCCAGGTCAGGTACCATTCCGTGGATATCAGGGATAAAGACCAGGTTGCCGGCGTTCTTGCCGATGTGCAGGCAGAGCTGGGACCGGTAACCGCCCTCGTCCACGGGGCCGGCGTACTTGAAGATAAGCTCATTGCCGAAAAATCAATGGAACAGTTCACCCGGGTTTTCAATACGAAAATTGAAGGGCTTGAGTCCCTTGTTGAGGCGGTTGATGTTGAGCGCTTAAAATATCTGGTGCTCTTTTCATCCATTGCAGGACGGCTGGGCAATCAGGGTCAGTGCGACTACGCCATGGCCAATGAGGTATTGAACAAAACCGCCCAGGCCATGGCAGTTTCGCACCCCCGATGCCGGGTACTCTCACTGAACTGGGGTCCCTGGGACGGGGGGATGGTCAATGACGCTTTGAAAAAGGAATTTTCCAGGCGGGGCGTCGCGATGATTCCCCTGGCCGCCGGCGCAGCTCAGATGATAATGGAAATGGCAAATCCCGACCATACAGCTGTTGAGGTCGTTATCGGAGGCACCATGAATCCTTCCCCCCAAAAAAAGAAACCGGTGCTGAACAGAGCCTTGTCACAGAATCTGGGCGTCAAGGCCAGTCCAATCGTCAATGACCATAAAATAGACAACAAACCGGTCGTCCCCTTTGCCCTTATGGCCGACCTCATGGCCTGCGGTACTGAAAAAAACAATCCAGGGCTCAGGTTTACCGGGATTGACAATCTGCGGCTGCTCAAGGGTATCACCCTGGGCGGCGATGATATTGCGGTTCATGTCAATGTAGGCAAATGCCTTCGACGGGACGGCCTGTTCACCGCACCGGCAACCCTGGCCTCTGAAAATATTTCCGGAGAGGCGGCCATACATGCCGAAGCAGAACTAATACTATCTGACACCCTCCCCGAACCGCCGGTGTTGTCCCAAGCCGCGTTTATGGACCTTAAACCCTGTGAGATTACCCCGGCCAGGGCCTATGACGAGATTCTGTTTCACCGGGAAGGCCTGCAGAGCATTATTGACATATCCGGGATCTCGCCCAAAGGAATGGAGGTCACCGCCAGAACCGCTCCAGAACCCGGGGCATGGTACGACGCCCCCCACACCAGAGAGTGGTCAGTTGACCCCCTGATGCTGGATACGGCATTTCAGACGGCCATCCTCTGGACCCATGAAACCCGGAACCAGGTCTGTTTGCCCGCATTCTTCGCCAACCTGAGGCTGTACAAATCCTATCCGTCCAGGTCTGGCAATATACGGGTGCTGTTCACGGTGAATAATGAAACCCGCCATAAAGTACAGGGCTATTTCACCTTCCTAGACGAAACAGATACCGTCATTGCCAGCATCATGGGCTTTGAGGCATTCATCGACCCGGGATTGAAAACCAAATTCAAACCAGCCCCCCTCTTCAACAGGGACAGGATACTGGCATTTGCCCAGGGTGACCCGTCGGAAGCCTTTGGGGAGGCCTATAAAGCGTTTGATAAAAAACGTGAAATCGCCAGATTGCCACGGCCCCCTTATTTTTTCATGGATTCAGTGACCGTGGCCGACCACAAGGCATGGGAAATGGCACCTGGGGGCTGGATTGAAACCACCTATGAGATTCCCGAAACCGAATGGTATTTTACAGCCAACCGGTCCAAGGCCATGCCCTTCTGCATTCTTTTGGAAATTGCCCTCCAGCCCTGCGGGTGGCTGGCTGCCTATGCCGGCTCCGCCCTGAAGAGCCAGGAGCGGCTTCATTTCAGGAATCTTGGTGGAGATGCCACACTGGTTGCCAATCCCACATCCGAATCAGGCACCCTTACCATCCGGGTCCGAATGTCGGATGTTTCCCAGGCCGGCGGAATGATCATCCAGGATTTTGAAATGGAAGTTCAGAACAGGGGCAATCTCATTTACAAAGGCACCACCAACTTCGGTTTTTTTACGGCCGATGCCCTGGCCAACCAGGTGGGCATCCGCACCCCGCGTTTTTATCAGAAATTGCATGGCAATGCCCAGGCAATATCCTTTGAAAACGATGCCCCTGTCACCCCCGATGACACCTCGGTCAGTCCGGATACCGGCATGCCTTCCAAGGCCCTTAGAATGATTGATACCATCGACCATTTGGACATTGAAGGTGGTATCCATGGCCGCGGCCTTGTCCAGGCCGTAAAAACGGTCGATCCACAGGAGTGGTTTTTCAAGGCCCATTTTTATCAGGATCCCGTCTGCCCAGGTTCCCTTGGGGTGGAATCCTTTCTCCAGATGCTACGCTTTTTCCTGGTCAAAAAATACAGTATCAATCCAGCCAAATATAAAGCGGCCATGGCAGAAAACAACCGCCATAAATGGATCTATAGGGGACAGATTATCCCTGCAAATAAGAACATACTGATTCAGGCCCACATCAAGGAATGCTCGGATGAAAACGGCCGCTATACCATTGTCGCGGACGGGGCTCTGATGGTGGATGGTATCTGCATCTATGAAATGGAAGATTTCAGCATGGCGTTTGTTCCGGCAGAGGAAAAAACCGCTGTTGATGAACAGCTTGAAAATGCAGAACAGAACTGA
- a CDS encoding zinc-ribbon domain-containing protein, with translation MKVVCSGCGAEYKIDSTKIKGTKAWFKCKSCSENIIVEKEDILDTFYPVENPAVEDLLGGDGGGTAEQNPDLSDAFSGFDGIDEADGIDGVTEAAAGTGPQNTEPRGEENVQASPAPPKKRHLFGLTANVICLMLLVSLIPGGLYFAISSKYSHDRILNETYRTGTIVTGQLASQVDEWLDKNIRVLKAVTKLPAIQSMEPENQREILNAIQREYPWIYLVFTTDMKGLNIARSDGKPLKNYGDRQYVKTIVNGSDLAWQTLIGKTSKKPALVLAVPVIKDGKPVGLIAAAMTRSAISERVTRFKLGNTGSGFLVDNNGKAVAHQNNAFVLKQKNMSAHPLIDAAKAGRKDRVEFIDADGKTAIGFTAQTAMGWTLAIQQDKDEALAPLKQARKSAILLLCVTLAVVVIIALIASRSLVRPIKELTDAANRISVGDMDVEIKSRSKNEIGDLADAITRLQDSIQISISRLQRLKK, from the coding sequence ATGAAGGTTGTATGCAGCGGCTGCGGCGCAGAGTATAAAATTGATTCCACGAAAATCAAAGGAACCAAGGCCTGGTTCAAATGTAAAAGCTGTTCAGAAAATATAATTGTTGAAAAAGAAGATATCCTTGATACGTTCTATCCCGTTGAAAATCCCGCTGTAGAAGATTTGCTGGGCGGGGATGGAGGAGGGACGGCTGAACAGAACCCAGATTTATCAGATGCATTCTCCGGTTTCGACGGAATTGATGAGGCAGATGGGATTGATGGGGTAACCGAGGCGGCTGCAGGGACCGGTCCCCAAAACACTGAGCCCCGCGGTGAAGAAAACGTCCAGGCATCACCGGCCCCACCCAAGAAAAGACACCTGTTCGGTCTTACTGCCAATGTCATTTGTCTTATGCTATTGGTTAGTTTAATCCCCGGGGGGCTGTATTTTGCCATCTCTTCAAAATATTCCCATGATAGAATACTCAACGAAACATACAGGACCGGGACCATTGTTACCGGACAGCTGGCAAGCCAGGTGGACGAATGGCTTGATAAAAACATAAGAGTGTTAAAGGCGGTGACCAAACTGCCGGCCATCCAGTCAATGGAGCCGGAAAATCAAAGAGAAATTCTCAATGCCATCCAAAGGGAATATCCCTGGATTTACCTGGTCTTCACCACGGATATGAAGGGCCTAAACATCGCCAGAAGCGACGGAAAACCCCTGAAAAATTATGGAGACAGGCAGTATGTTAAAACCATCGTCAACGGTTCCGATCTGGCGTGGCAGACCCTTATCGGAAAAACCTCCAAAAAGCCCGCACTGGTGCTTGCCGTTCCGGTTATAAAAGACGGGAAACCCGTCGGCCTGATCGCAGCGGCCATGACGAGAAGTGCCATTTCAGAACGTGTCACCCGGTTTAAACTCGGAAATACAGGATCAGGGTTCCTGGTTGACAACAATGGCAAAGCCGTGGCTCACCAGAACAATGCCTTTGTACTCAAGCAAAAGAATATGAGTGCCCACCCCTTAATCGACGCTGCCAAAGCCGGCCGCAAGGACAGGGTTGAATTTATTGATGCGGACGGCAAAACCGCTATTGGATTTACCGCTCAAACGGCCATGGGCTGGACCCTGGCCATCCAGCAGGATAAGGATGAAGCCCTGGCCCCCTTAAAACAGGCCCGGAAATCTGCCATTCTGCTGCTCTGCGTCACCCTGGCCGTCGTTGTCATCATCGCCCTGATTGCCAGCCGCTCCCTTGTCAGGCCCATTAAGGAACTTACCGATGCTGCCAACCGCATAAGTGTCGGAGATATGGATGTGGAAATCAAATCCCGGTCCAAAAATGAAATCGGCGACCTTGCAGATGCCATCACCAGGCTTCAGGACAGCATCCAGATTTCAATCTCGCGCCTCCAGCGCCTTAAAAAATAA